GGGCACGTCCCGCCCCCTCGTCCACGCCCACTAGACTTGTAACCAACACCCGGCAGTCCCGCCGGGTGGTGACCCGAGGAGCCACCTTGGCTGCTGAGCTGCACGTCGCGCTGGTCGCGGCCGACCGAGAGGTCTGGTCCGGCGAGGCCACCCTGGTCGTCGCGCGCACCACGTCCGGCGACATCGGCGTCATGCCCGGTCACCAGCCGCTGCTCGGTGTGCTGGAGTCGGGCCCGGTGACCATCCGCAAGAGCGATGGTGGAACGGTCGTCGCCGCGGTGCACGGCGGTTTCATCTCGTTCGCGGACAACAAGCTGTCCCTGCTCGCCGAGATCGCCGAGCTGTCGGACGAGATCGACGTCCAGCGTGCCCAGCAGGAGCTGGAGCGCGCGAAGGCGGAGGGCGACGAAGCCGCCCAGCGCCGCGCGGACGTCCGACTGCGTGCGGCGGCGGCGCGCTGACCCCGAGGGTCGCTCCCGGGCCGTCTAGGCTCTGGGGGAGCGCCGAGTAGTGACGTCACTCAGCCGCGGTCGGCACCGGAGCAATCCGGAGCCGGCCGCGGCTGAGGCAGATATAGAGGTTTTTTCCGTTCCGTTACCTAGGAGACGAGGAGGTCGGTGTCGATGGTCCTCGCTCTGACTGTGTGCGGAATCGTCGTCGCCCTCGTGGTGCTGGGGCTGTTCGTCTTCGGTCTGCGACGCCGGCTCATCCAGCGTTCCGGCGGCACCTTCGACTGCTCCCTGCGCTGGGACGCCCCGGAGCAGGGCGACACCAGCGGCAAGGGCTGGGCCTACGGTGTGGCCCGCTACAACGGTGACCGGGTCGAGTGGTTCCGGGTCTTCTCGTACGCTCCGCGACCGCGCCGGGTACTGGAGCGTTCGGCGATCGAGGTGGCCGGCCGCCGGCTGCCCGACGGCGAGGAGGAGCTGGCGCTGCTGTCCGACGCGGTGGTCCTGGCCTGTCTGCACCGGGGCACGCGGCTGGAGCTGGCCATGAGCGAAGACGCGCTGACCGGTTTTCTCGCGTGGCTTGAGGCAGCCCCGCCCGGTCAGCGCGTCAATGTCGCCTGAGGGGTTTCCCCCGAAGGTCTACTTCAGGCCGTTGGCCATGGCGTTCACCAGTTCACCGTTGCTGGTGTCACCGCTGAACTCCCAGAAGAAGGCACCGCCCAGGCCCTGGTTCTTGGCCCAGCTCATCTTGGTGCCGATGGTCGCCGGGGTGTCGTACGACCACCAGTTGGTGCCGCAGTGCGCGTACGCGGTGCCGGCGATGGTGCCGGTCGCCGGGCAGCTGTTCTTCAGGACCTTGTAGTCCTCGATTCCGGCCTCGTAGGTGCCGGCCGCCGGTCCGGTCGCGGTGCCGCCGGGCGCGGACTGGGTGACGCCGGTCCAGCCGCGGCCGTAGAAGCCGATGCCGAGCAGCAGCTTGGACGCGGGCACGCCCTTCGCCTTGAACTTGGCGATCGCGTCGGCGGAGGTGAAGCCCTGCTGCGGGATGCCGGGGTACGAGGTCAGCGGCGAGTGCGGAGCGGTGGGACCGTTCTTCTCCCAGGCGCCGAAGAAGTCGTACGTCATCACGTTGTACCAGTCGATGTACTGCGCCGCGGTGCCGTAGTCGGCGGCGTCGATCTTGCCGCCGGCGGAGGCGTCGGCCGTGGTGGCCGCGGTGATCAGGGCGTCCTTGCCGAACTCGGCGCGCATGGCCTTCATCATGGAGCTGAAGGCGTTGGGCGCGCTGGTGGTGTCACAGCTCAGACCGCAGGCGTTCGGGTACTCCCAGTCCAGGTCGATGCCGTCGAAGACGTCGGCCCAGCGCGGGTCCTCGACCAGGTCGTGGCAGGACTTCGCGAACGCGGCCGGGTTCTTCACGGCGTCGGGGAAGCCGCCGGACCAGGTCCAGCCGCCGAACGACCACAGCACCTTGATGTGCGGGTACTGGGCCTTGAGCTTGCGCAGCTGGTTGAAGTTGCCGCGCAGCGGCTGGTCCCAGGTGTCGGCCTTGCCGTCGACGGACTGGTCGGCGGTGTAGGCCTTGTCGTAGTCGGCGTAGGCGTCGCCGATCGTGCACTTGCCGCCCTGGACGTTGCCGAAGGCGTAGTTGATGTGCGTGATCTTGGAGGCGGAGCCGGAGGTGACCAGGTTCTTCACGTGGTAGTTGCGCCCGTAGACGCCCCAGTTGGTGAAGTAGCCGAGGTTGACCTTGGCGCCGGGCTGCGGGCCGGGGCCTCCGTCGCCGCCGGTGGTGCGGACGGCGACCGCGCCGCTCACCGGGCCGGTCTGGTCGGCGGTGTCGCGGGCCTGGACGGTGTACGAGTAGTCGGTGCCGGCGGTGAGGCCGGTGTCCGTCCAGCTCGTGCCGGTGACGGTGGCGACCTTGGTGCCGCCGCGGAGCACGTCGTAGTTCTTGACGCCCTTGTCGTCGGTGGCGGCCTTCCAGGTGAGCTTCACCGAGGTGTCGGTGATGTCCGAGGCGGCCGGGGTTCCGGGGGCGCTCGGCGGGTTGTCACCCGGGACGTTGGGGCCGCCGTCGCAACTGCCGCCGTTGAGCTTGCAGTTGGCGGGAGCGCCGGTGCCGGTGCCGTTGAACCCGAAGGAGACGGAGGCGCCGGGGGCGAGAGTGCCGTTCCAGGTCTTGTTCTTGGCGGTCCAGTGGGTGCCGGCGGAGGTGATGTCGGCGTCCCAGCCGGAGGTGACGGACGTGCCGGAGGGGAAGTCCCACTCGACGGTCCAGGAGTTGATGGTGGTGGTGCCGGTGTTCTTCACCGTCCACTTGCCCTCGAAGCCGCTGCCCCAGTCGGAGGCCTTGGTGAAGGTGGCGGTGGCCGAGGTGGCTTCCGCGGCGGCCTGGGCGGGGCCGGCGAGGCCCGTCAGTCCGGCGAGGGGGAGCAGGAGGGTCGCGAACCCTGCCGCGGCTCGGTGTCTGAAGCGCATGCTGCGCCTCCTTTGTGGGGATGTCGGGGGTGGGCGTGACTGAGCCTTCACGCCCACGGTGCGGCGAGAATAGAAAGGTCTGGACCATAGGTCAATAGGTCTGGACCACTACCCAAGCGCCGCCCCGGTAACCCCGTCAGATCCCCAACTCCTGCGCGAGCACCGCAGCTTGCACCCGGCTGCGCAGCTCCAGCTTCCCCAGCAACCGGCTGACGTGCGTCTTCACCGTCGCCTCCGCCATGTCGAGCCGCTCCGCGATGCCCGCGTTCGACAGGCCCTCGCCGAGGCACGACAGCACCTCCCGCTCCCGCCGGGTCAGCTGCTCCAGCACCGCCGGATCCGCTCTCGGTCCCCGCGGCGGCCCGGCGGCGAACTCGGCGATCAGCCGCCGGGTCACCGCCGGAGCGATCAGCCCCTCCCCGCGTGCCACCGTCCGCACCGCCGCGAGCAGGTCCTTCGCCTCGGTGTTCTTCAGCAGGAACCCGGCCGCGCCCGCACGCAACGCCCCGAACACGTACTCGTCCAGGTCGAAGGTGGTCAGCACCAGCACATCGGCCAGCCCTTCCGCCACCACCCGCCGGGTCGCCGACACCCCGTCCAGGCGCGGCATCTGCACGTCCATCAGCACCAGATCGGGCCGCAGCTCCCGGGCCAGCGCCACCGCCTGCTCGCCGTCCGCCGCCTCACCGACCACCTCGATGTCGGGTGCGCTGCGCAGGATGAGCACCAGCCCGGCGCGAACGGCGGACTGGTCCTCGGCGACCAGGACGCGGATCATGCGGAGTCTCCTTCGACGGTGGGAAGTGTCGCGCGTACGGCCCAGACCGTGCCGTCCGCGGTGTCCTCGGGCCCGGCCTCCAGCGTGCCGTGCAGCAGCGTGGCCCGCTCCCGCATACCGACCAGACCGGCCCCCGAGCCGGGAGCGCGGGGCGCGTCCCGCTCACCGTACGGACTGGTCACCGTGATGCCGAGGGAGCCGTCCCGCTGGACCAGGGCCACGGTGACCCGGCCGGGGCCGGCGTGCTTGAGCGCGTTCGTCAGCGACTCCTGGACGATGCGGTAGGCGGCCAGTTCCACCGGCGCGGGCAGCGGGCCCCCCGGCTCGGCGCGCAGGGTGACGTCCAGGCCGTTGGCGCGGGCGGTGTCCACCAGGGCCCCGAGGCCGTCGAGGGTGGGCGCGGCGGACGGCTCGGTGCCGGCGCCGGCGTCCCGCAGGATGCCGATCAGGCGGCGCATCTCGGCCAGGCCCTCGACGCTGTTCTCACGGATCACCCCGAGCGCCTGCCGGGTGGTGTCCGGGTCGTCCAGGGAGAGCGCGGCCGTGGAGTGGATGGCGATCGCCGAGAGGTGGTTGGCGACCATGTCGTGCAGCTCCCGCGCCATCCGGGCCCGCTCGGCACCGACCGCCTGCACCCGGTCCATCTCGGCCAGCAGCGCCGTCTGCTCGGCGCGCAGCCGGGCCGCCTCGGCGGCGTCCCGGTGGTTGCGCACGATCAGGCCGGTGGAGGCGGGCGCGAACGACACGATGGCGACGCCCGCGCCGATCAGCAGCGCCTCGGGCACCCGCCACGCCGCGTAGGAGGCCACGGTGGCGGCCACCGACACCAGCCCGGTGATCCAGGGGATGCGGCGGGCCGAAGCCGGGGTGCCGTACAGCACGGCCGCGTACATGACGTCGGTGTACATCACCAGCGTCGCCAGGTTGCCCTGGGTCATGGTGTCCAGCGTCAGCGCGGCGGTGGCGGTCGCCAGGGCGGTGCGCGGTGCGGCCCGGCGCATCAGTTCGCAGCCGGCGACCAGCGCGAGCGGCACCAGGAGCGGCCAGGGACCCGGGAACAGGACGATCGGCTCGTCCTTCGGCCGGGTCGCCAGGCCCATGCCCCACAGCAGCAGCCCGCCGAGCAGCCCGGCGAGCGCGACGTACGCGTCGAAGCGGTGCGGTCGGGGCAGTCGCGGGGCGGCCATGGTCCCATCCAACACGGCGGGTGCCGTGCTCGCCTGATGCCCGGGAAGGGTCCGGCACTGCATCTTTCGATGTACCGCGAGTTCGTCACCGACGACGACGATCGCGGCGGCTTCGGCCGGGAGCCTGGAACGGTGACCGAAAGGAGCACGTCATGATCGTCGCATTGATCATCGCCTGCGAGGTGGGCTTCTGGGTGCTGCTGGCGCTCGGCCTCGCCGCCCGCTACCAGCTGAAGTGGCGCAGGACGAGCAACGTGCTGCTGCTGTGCGAGCCGGTCCTGGAACTGGTGCTGTTCGTGGCGACGGCGGTCGATCTGCGCAACGGCGCCGAGCCGGGCTGGGAGCACGGCGTCGCGGCGCTGTACATCGGCTACACGGTGGCCTTCGGCCACTACACGATCCGCTGGCTGGACGGCCACGCCGCGCACCGTCTGGGCGGCGCCCCGCCCCCGCCGAAGCCCCCGCGCTACGGCCGCGCCCGCGCCCGGCACGAGGCGAAGCTGTGGCTGCGCGCGGTGTTCGGGGGAGCCGTCGCGCTGGCGCTGCTCCAGCTGGCGGTCTGGTACGTCGGCGACTCGGGGGACGTCAGCTCGCTGCGCTCGTTCCAGTGGGTGGCGCTGCGGGTGATCGGCATCTACGGACTGATCGCGCTGTCGTACACCGTCTGGCCGCGCAAGGCCCCGGAGGGTGAGACCGCCGGGGACCGGACCGCCGCGCCGTCGGGGCAGGAGCCGAGGGAGGAGGCCCGGCGGTGAACAAGGCGTCGAGGAACCTGTCGGAGGGTGCCGTCACCCTTGCCACAGGACTGGTCCTGTGGCTGTTCACCGGCGATGTGGACACTCCCGTCGTCACCCTGGCGAAGGCCGGCGTGGTGCTGATGTGCGTCGGCGGGGTGCTGCTGGCGACGGGCCTGTACCAGCGGGTGCGCGGCGGCCGGGTCCGCCGGGTGCGCGGCGGCCGGGTCCGGCGGGGTGCCTAGCGCTCGCCGCCCGGCACCCACAGCACGTCACCGACGTCCTTGTTGGCCGTCCGGGCCAGGATGAACAGCAGGTCGGAGAGGCGGTTCAGGTAGGTCGCGGTGAGCGGGTTCATCGTCTCGCCGTGGACCTCCATCGCCGCCCAGGTGGAGCGCTCGGCCCGGCGGACGACCGTGCAGGCCTGGTGGAGGAGGGCCGCCCCCGGGGTGCCGCCGGGGAGGATGAAGGAGCGCAGTTTCTCCAGCCGCTCGTTGAAGCGGTCGCAGTCCGCCTCCAGCCGGTCGATGTAGAACTGCTCGACCCGCAGCGGCGGGTACTCGGGGTTCTCCGCCACCGGGGTCGACAGGTCCGCGCCCACGTCGAACAGGTCGTTCTGCACGCGGGTGAGGACCTCGACGATCTCCTCCGCCAGGTTCCCAAGCGCGATCGCCGTGCCGATCACCGCGTTCGCCTCGTTGGCGTCGGCGTACGCGGAGATCCGCAGATCGGTCTTGGCGACCCGGCTCATGTCACCGAGGGCGGTGGTGCCCTGGTCGCCGGTCCTGGTGTAGATGCGCGTCAGATTGACCATGCGGCCAGCGTAGTGACCGGTCAGGCCCCTGCGGTACGGAAGACCCGTGTGCCCACCGTCACGGCGAGGGCGGTCATGGCGACGGCCACCAGCGAGCCGTACAGCATGTGCGCGCTCGTGTAGTGCCCGGTGTAGACGTCGCGCATGGCGTCCACCAGGTAGCGCAGCGGTACGAAGTGGGACAGCACGTCCAGCCAGGCCGGTCCGAGGCTCATCGGCAGCATCAGGCCGGACAGCAGCATCGAGGGCATGCTGACGGCGTTGACCAGTGGTCCGAACTCCTGCGGGCTGCGCACCTTCATCGCCAGCGCGTACGACAGCGAGGCGAGCGAGACGGTGAGCAGGGCGACGAAGGCGAAGCCGGCCAGGATGCCGGCCAGCGGCGCCCGCAGCCCCATGACCAGGGCGGCCAGCACCAGCAGCACGGCCTGGAAGACGAGCACCGTGGCGTCCCGCAGGACCCGGCCGAGCAGCAGCGCCAGCCGGCTGACCGGGGTCACCCGCATGCGTTCGACGACGCCCTGGCCGTTCTCGACGATGATCATGAAACCGGCGAACAGCGCGCCGAACAGTCCGAGTTGCAGGAGCAGTCCGGGCACCAGCACCTGCCAGGAGCTGCCGTCCTCGCCGAGCGGCAGCCCGGTCAGCAGCGGGCCGAAGAACAGCAGGTACAGCAGTGGCATCAGCAGGCCGAAGAGCAGGGCGAAGCGGGAGCGCAGGGTCTGGCGGGCGTAGCGCCCGTAGATCAGCGCGGTGTCGTGCAACAGCATCAGTGGTCTCCTGGGCGGCTCATACGGCGACGGGTGCGGGGCCGGCCGGGGCGGGGCCGCGGCCGGTGATGGCGAGGAAGGTGTCCTGGAGGGTGGCGTCGAGCGAGCCGCCGTGCTTCAGCTTCAGCGCGGCCGGTGTGCCCTCGGCCGCCATGACGCCCCGGTCGACGATCACCAGGCGGTCGGAGAGGGCGTCGGCCTCGTCGAGGTAGTGGGTGGTCAGGAAGACGGTCGTGCCGTGCTCGTCGCGCAGCCGGCGGACCAGGGCCCAGAGGTCCGCGCGGCTGCCGGGGTCGAGCCCGGTCGTCGGCTCGTCGAGGAAGAGGACCTGGGGGCGGTGGGTGAGCGCCATGGCGATGTCCAGGCGGCGGCGCTGGCCCCCGGAGAGCGCGGCGGCCTTGCGGTCGAGCAGGGCGGTGAGGCCCAGTTCGGCCGCCAGCTCCTCGGCCCGCTCCTGGGCCCGCCTCCTCGGCAGCCGGTAGAGCCGGCCCTGGGTGACGAGTTCCTCGCGGACGCCGATCTGCCCGTCGACGCCGCCGGACTGGGCGACGTATCCGCAGGCCCGGCGGACGCCCTCCGGATCGCGGGCCAGGTCGCAGCCCGCGACGGTGGCCGCGCCGCCGGTCGGCTTCAGCAGGGTGGTCAGCATGCGCAGGGTGGTCGTCTTGCCGGCCCCGTTCGGGCCGAGGAAGCCGACGATCTCGCCCTGCCGGACGGTGAGGTCGATGCCGCGCACGGCATCCACGGGGCCGTGCTTCGTCCGGAAGGTACGGGCCAGTCCGGCCGTGCTGATGATTGCCATGCCCCCAGAAAAACAGAGCCACTGAAATTTTGCAACGACCCCAAGTTTTCAGTGGCACCAGTCAGCCGGGTACCATGCGGGCATGGCCGAGGGACTCAGGGAACGGAAGAAGCGGCAGACCCGGCAGTACATCTCCGATGTCGCCACGGGCCTGTTCATCGAGCGCGGTTTCGACGCCGTCACCGTCGCGGAGATCGCCGAGGCCTCCGACGTCTCCGTGAACACCGTCTACAACTACTTCCCGGCCAAGGAGGACCTGTTCCTCGACCGCTCCCGGGAGGTCGTCGACCGGCTCTCGCGCTGGGTGCGCGGCCGGCGCGACGGCGAGTCCGCCGCCGCGGCCGTGCTGCGCGAACTGCGCGACGAGGTCGAAGCGGTCTCACCCCGGATGGGGCTCATGGACGGCTATGCCCGGTTCATGACGGTGATTCATGAATCGCCCGCACTGCGCTCCCGCCTCTGGGCCATCGGCCAGGAAGTCGTCGACGACCTGGAGGCCACCCTGCGCGAGGAGACCGGCGCCGCGCCCGACGACCCCATGCCCGGCCTGATCGCCGGTCAGGTCAACTGGCTGCACCAGACGGTGCTCGCGGACATCGGACGCCGCATGATGGCCGGCGGCAGGCCCGCCGAGGTGTCACGCGAGGTGTTGCTGCTGCTCGACGAGATGACCGAGCTGTTGAGCGAGAAGGTGCTCAACTACGCCGTACGAGGCGCGACGTGACCCCTGCCGGTGTGATGTCCGTCATCTGAGACGTGACGCGCGTTACTTACCGGTCACACAGCCCCTCACGAGCGCTAGTGTCCGCCCGAGAGGAACAAGGACAGCGCGTATCAGGGGAGTCGCACAGTGGCACGGAAGCTCGCCGTCATCGGGGCCGGTCTCATGGGATCCGGCATCGCCCAGGTCTCCGCCCAGGCGGGCTGGGACGTCGTCCTGCGTGACGTCACCGACGAGGCGCTGAAGCGCGGCACGGACGGCATCAAGGCGTCGTACGACAAGTTCGTCGCCAAGGGGAAGCTCGACGCGGCCGGCGCCGAGGCCGCCCTCGGCCGGATCACCCCCACCACCGACCTGGACGCCGTCGCCGACGCCGACATCGTCGTCGAGGCCGTCTTCGAGAAGCTCGACGTCAAGCACGAGATCTTCCGCGCCCTCGACAAGCTGACGAAGGAGGAGGCGGTCCTCGCCTCCAACACCTCGGCCATCCCGATCACCAAGATCGCCGCCGTGGTCGAGCGCCCCGAGCGCGTCGTCGGCACCCACTTCTTCTCGCCGGTCCCGATGATGCAGCTCTGCGAGCTGGTGCGCGGCTACAAGACGAGCGACGAGACCCTCGCCACCGCGCGGGAGTTCGCCGAGTCCGTCGGCAAGACCTGCATCGTCGTCAACCGCGACGTGGCCGGCTTCGTCACCACCCGGCTGATCTCGGCGCTCGTCGTCGAGGCCGCCAAGCTGTACGAATCGGGCGTCGCCAGCGCCGAGGACATCGACCTCGCCTGCAGGCTGGGCTTCGGCCACGCCATGGGCCCGCTCGCCACCGCGGACCTGACCGGCGTCGACATCCTGCTGCACGCCACCGGCAACATCTACACCGAGACGCAGGACGAGAAGTTCGCCCCGCCGGAGCTGATGCGCCGGATGGTTGACGCCGGTGACATCGGGCGCAAGAGCGGGCAGGGCTTCTACAAGCACTGAAACGGCCCTCGCCCCGGGGACATCACACCACGGGGTGAATTCGGTATCGGTTCGCTTACAAGCAGCAACCGCACCGCTGCCGAAGCAGTCAGACGGTGCAAGCCACCGTCCTCATCCGATCCGACGTTGCACAGCCACCGTCATCGTCATGGAGCACGTCACCGAACGCACGGGGAGCGCATATGCACATCAGGGGCGACCACGCCGAGGTGGTCGTCGGGGGCCGCCTCGACGTCCGCAGCGCGGCGGACGCCCGTGCGGTTCTGCACTCGGCCGTCGACGACGGAGTCGGCGATCTCGTCCTCGACCTGTCCGAACTGGACTCCTGGGACGCCACCGGGCTCGGGGTGATCATGGGTGCCCACCGGCGGGCCGGCCGCTGCGGCCGCCGGCTGGTGCTGCGCGGCGTACCGCCGCAGATGCAGCGCCTGCTGGTGGCCACCCGGCTGCACCGGATCCTGGCGATCGAGGGCGGCATCGGCGTGGAGTCCCTGCCACGCGTGTAGCGGCCGATGCCGGGTACCCAGAGCCGGACGTTCCGGTCCCGAATCGCCCGTCGCGCGCAATCCTCACGAGACCATGACGTCTCGGACCGCGCGGCACCCCGGGCTGTCCTCGACGAAGGGCAACGGTTTAGGGTTCGGTCGCCCGCTGTCCGATCCACCCTCGAGCGGGCCCGGACCAGAAGCGACAGCGCGGTGTGCGACACGGCCGGGAGGGGCCTCACGCACTCGACGCTTTTGGGGGCTTGAACCTATGGACCCGAACAACCGGGGACCCGAGGACCACGGTCACGACGGCGCAGGCCAGGCGCCGCGCCAGCGCCCGCCCAGGGACCCCCTCACACCGGACTTCGGCCAGCACGCACCGGCACACGCCCGCACGGTCCAGCTCGTCTCCGGCGACTACCTGCTCACCGTCAACCCGGTCGACGGCAGCGAGATAGAACTCTGCCCGCCCGTCGAACGGCCCGCCCGGCCGCCGAAGCTGACCGCCGCCGAACGGGCCGGGAGCGACCGCGTGGCCCGTCCGCCGGCGCCCCCCGGGCCCGCCCTGCCCGAACTGCCCCTCGTGGGCCGCGAGGAGGAGCGCGAACGGCTCGTCCGGCTGCTCGCCCGCGGCCGCTCGGTCCGCGTCACCGGACCCGGCGGCTCCGGCCGCACCCGCCTCCTCGACACCGTCGCCGAGGACTGCGCGGACCTCGCCCCCGACGGCGTGATCCGCCTCAGCGGCTTCCACCGCACCGCCGGCGAGCTGCTCCAGGAGCTGTTCCACGCCGTCCACGAGGCACCCCGGCACCGCCCGGAACGCGACGAACTGCTCGAAGCCGTCCGGGAGATCGGCGCGATCGTCGTCCTCGACGACCTCGAGTTCGGCGGCGCCGCCCTCGACGAGCTGCTGGACGCCGCCCCCGAATGCGCGTTCCTGGTCAGCGCCACGCCCGAGGTGCCCGCGCCCTCCGCCGAATCCGCGCTGGAGGAGGTCGTCCTCGGCGGCCTCGACCGCGCCGGCGGGCTGGAGCTGCTGCGGCACGCCGTCGGCCGTCCCCTCACCGAGGACGAGGCCGGCTGGGCCGGCGACCTGTGGTTCGAGTCCGAGGGCCTGCCGCTGCGGTTCGTCCAGGCCGGCGCCCTGCTGCGGCAGCGCGACCGGCTCCGGGCCGGTGCGGACGCCTTCGACGAGTTCGGCGTCTTCCAGGAGGCCCCCTCCGACGAGCCGTTCGACGCGGCCATCGCCGACGAGATACCGCTGCCCTCCCTCGCCGAGGGCGCCGCGCCGGCCGCGCTGCTCGCCTCCCGGCTGAGCCGGTCGGCGCGCGCCACCCTGCGGTTGGCCGTCGCTCTCGGCGGCGAGGTGCCGCACCCGGCGCACCTGCCCGCCCTGGTCGGCGACACCCACGCGGACGCCGCCCTCGGCGAACTGCTGAACTGCGCCCTGGTCAGCCCGGTCGGCGTGCGCTACCGGCTGGCCGCCGGCGTCCAGACCCAGCTGGAGGCCGCCGGCTACGCCGACGACGTCCAGGACCACGCCCTGACCGCCGCCCGGCACTACACCTGGTGGGCCGGGCACCCCTCGGTCACCCCCGAACGGGTCTGTGCCGAGGCCGACGCCCTGCTCGCCGCCCTCGGCCCGCTCGCCCCCGCCGCCTCCCGGCCCGGCGAGGACGACGAGGACAACCCCGCCGTGCGGCTGGCCCGCACCGCGGCGCCCGCCTTCGCCGCGGGCCTGCACTGGGGTGCCTGGGAGCGCGCCCTGCGGGCGGGCGCGGAAGCCTCCCGGCTCGCCGGAGAGGTCGCCGAGCAGGCCTACTTCCACCACGAACTCGGCATCCTCGCGCTGTGCGAGGGCCGCCTCGACCGGGCCCGCGCCGAACTGGAGGCCTCCATCGGCCTGCGCGGCGCCCTCGCCGACAAGCGCGGCACCGTCTCCGGCCGCCGCGCCCTGGCCCTCGTCGACGACCGCACCGGCAACATCCCCGGCGTCGGCCCGGTGAGCGCCGGGCCCGTGCTCGGCGCCGGCCCGGGCGGCGAGGTGCCCGCCGCCCGTCCCGAGGAGTCCGCCTTCCCGTCCGGCGGCGTCCCGGCCGTCCTGCCGCAGTTCCCGCCGCTGGCACGCCCCGCCGCCCCCGCCGCGCCCGTCGCCTTCCCCTCCACGGCGGGCGGCCCGGCACCCCGGCGCGTG
Above is a genomic segment from Streptomyces glaucescens containing:
- a CDS encoding ATP-binding protein, which codes for MDPNNRGPEDHGHDGAGQAPRQRPPRDPLTPDFGQHAPAHARTVQLVSGDYLLTVNPVDGSEIELCPPVERPARPPKLTAAERAGSDRVARPPAPPGPALPELPLVGREEERERLVRLLARGRSVRVTGPGGSGRTRLLDTVAEDCADLAPDGVIRLSGFHRTAGELLQELFHAVHEAPRHRPERDELLEAVREIGAIVVLDDLEFGGAALDELLDAAPECAFLVSATPEVPAPSAESALEEVVLGGLDRAGGLELLRHAVGRPLTEDEAGWAGDLWFESEGLPLRFVQAGALLRQRDRLRAGADAFDEFGVFQEAPSDEPFDAAIADEIPLPSLAEGAAPAALLASRLSRSARATLRLAVALGGEVPHPAHLPALVGDTHADAALGELLNCALVSPVGVRYRLAAGVQTQLEAAGYADDVQDHALTAARHYTWWAGHPSVTPERVCAEADALLAALGPLAPAASRPGEDDEDNPAVRLARTAAPAFAAGLHWGAWERALRAGAEASRLAGEVAEQAYFHHELGILALCEGRLDRARAELEASIGLRGALADKRGTVSGRRALALVDDRTGNIPGVGPVSAGPVLGAGPGGEVPAARPEESAFPSGGVPAVLPQFPPLARPAAPAAPVAFPSTAGGPAPRRVPGGLRGLARRNLVAAGAGALLVAVLGTVVTLGATSSNDADNPAEPIGGNPSASQGVADGSLGADEPDRDGDGAADTGSATSRPTDPGPDGTYGTSDDPTPTGAATGSGAGGPSDAPSGTGPDDDPSGPASGAPSTTTKPPVSPRPSTSSKPPSPTEPETTDSSTPTQTPTETPTSAPTDTPTTTDSAGAPTQTSTSASAPASGPAGSPGSVEPVI